The Planococcus donghaensis genome contains a region encoding:
- the epsC gene encoding serine O-acetyltransferase EpsC — MFKLLKDDVDVIFEQDPAARNYWEVILTYSGLHAIWSHRLAHFFFKNKLFFIARVISQISRFFTGIEIHPGAVIGSRFFIDHGMGVVIGETCEIGDNVTLYQGVTLGGTGKERGKRHPTLEDNVLVATGAKVLGSIVIGANSKVGAGSVVLKNVPVNSTVVGIPGKVVIQNGVKVKQDLNHQNMPDPVMDKCDGMEAKIAQLQHEIEQLKTSTQREGRGL, encoded by the coding sequence ATGTTTAAGTTATTAAAAGACGATGTTGATGTCATTTTTGAACAAGATCCAGCAGCGCGTAATTATTGGGAAGTTATTCTTACGTATTCCGGTCTTCATGCCATTTGGTCGCACCGGCTGGCACATTTTTTCTTTAAGAATAAATTATTCTTTATTGCGCGTGTTATTTCCCAGATTAGTCGGTTTTTTACCGGAATCGAAATTCATCCAGGCGCCGTAATTGGCAGTCGGTTCTTTATTGACCATGGCATGGGTGTTGTGATTGGAGAAACATGTGAAATCGGCGATAATGTGACCTTATATCAAGGAGTAACATTAGGCGGTACGGGAAAAGAACGTGGCAAACGTCATCCGACATTAGAAGATAACGTATTGGTGGCGACTGGAGCTAAAGTTTTAGGATCTATCGTTATCGGTGCAAATTCCAAAGTTGGAGCGGGTTCGGTTGTTCTAAAAAATGTCCCAGTGAATTCTACAGTAGTGGGAATTCCAGGGAAAGTGGTTATACAAAATGGTGTGAAAGTAAAGCAAGATTTAAATCATCAAAATATGCCCGATCCTGTCATGGATAAATGTGATGGTATGGAAGCGAAAATTGCTCAATTGCAGCATGAAATAGAACAGTTAAAAACATCAACGCAGAGAGAAGGGCGAGGTTTATGA
- the rplK gene encoding 50S ribosomal protein L11, with translation MAKKVVKVVKLQIPAAKANPAPPVGPALGQAGVNIMGFCKEFNARTADQAGLIIPVEISVFEDRSFTFITKTPPAAVLLKVAAGIESGSGEPNRNKVATVKRDKVREIAETKMPDLNAASVEAAMLMVEGTARSMGIVIED, from the coding sequence GTGGCTAAAAAAGTTGTTAAAGTTGTAAAATTGCAGATTCCTGCAGCAAAAGCTAATCCAGCGCCACCAGTTGGTCCAGCATTGGGTCAAGCAGGTGTTAACATCATGGGCTTCTGTAAAGAGTTCAACGCGCGTACGGCAGATCAAGCAGGACTGATCATTCCAGTTGAGATTTCAGTATTTGAAGATCGTTCATTTACATTCATTACGAAAACTCCACCCGCAGCTGTTCTATTAAAAGTAGCAGCCGGTATTGAATCAGGTTCAGGCGAACCGAACCGCAATAAAGTAGCGACTGTGAAACGCGACAAAGTTCGCGAAATCGCAGAAACTAAAATGCCAGATCTAAATGCTGCTTCAGTTGAAGCTGCAATGTTGATGGTTGAAGGTACTGCTCGCAGTATGGGAATCGTAATCGAAGACTAA
- the rplA gene encoding 50S ribosomal protein L1: protein MAKTGKKLQDAAKLIDRSKLYEAKEAIELAKKASTVNFDATVEVAFRLGIDTRKNDQQIRGAVVLPNGTGKTQSVLVFAKGEKLKEAEAAGADFVGDAEYIQKIQQGWFDFDVIVATPDMMGEVGKLGRVLGPKGLMPNPKTGTVTFDVTKAVQEIKAGKVEYRADKTGIIHAPIGKVSFDDSKLAENLEAIYDVVLKAKPSSAKGTYIKSLNVTTTMGPAVKVDPSKVVAK from the coding sequence ATGGCTAAAACAGGCAAAAAATTGCAAGACGCAGCAAAATTAATCGACCGTTCTAAACTATACGAAGCGAAAGAAGCTATCGAACTTGCTAAAAAAGCAAGCACAGTAAACTTCGACGCTACAGTAGAAGTGGCTTTCCGTCTAGGAATTGACACGCGTAAGAACGACCAGCAAATCCGTGGAGCAGTAGTACTTCCAAACGGAACTGGTAAAACTCAAAGCGTTTTAGTTTTCGCTAAAGGCGAAAAACTAAAAGAAGCTGAAGCAGCAGGCGCAGATTTCGTAGGCGACGCTGAATATATCCAAAAAATCCAACAAGGATGGTTTGACTTCGACGTGATCGTTGCAACTCCTGATATGATGGGTGAAGTTGGTAAACTTGGACGCGTTTTAGGACCAAAAGGCTTAATGCCAAACCCTAAAACAGGCACAGTTACATTTGATGTAACAAAAGCTGTTCAAGAAATCAAAGCTGGTAAAGTGGAATACCGTGCAGACAAAACAGGTATCATCCATGCGCCAATCGGGAAAGTTTCTTTTGATGACAGCAAACTTGCTGAAAACTTAGAAGCAATCTATGACGTAGTATTAAAAGCGAAGCCATCTTCTGCTAAAGGTACTTACATCAAATCATTGAACGTTACAACTACAATGGGACCTGCTGTTAAAGTAGATCCATCTAAAGTAGTTGCTAAATAA
- the cysS gene encoding cysteine--tRNA ligase translates to MSIQIFNSLSRQKEEFIPLEEGKVKMYVCGPTVYNYIHIGNARPVIVYDTVRRHLQYRGYDVKYVSNFTDVDDKLIKAANELGQEVPEIAERFIAAYFENTKALGCAEADVHPLVTDHMAQIIEFIVALIEKGYAYESQGDVYYRTRKFEGYGKLSHQSVDELKIGARVETGDKKEDELDFVLWKAAKPKEISWDSPWGKGRPGWHIECSVMAREHLGDTIDIHAGGQDLTFPHHENEIAQSEAFTGKPFAHYWMHNGYINIDNEKMSKSLNNFVLVNDILKELDPQVLRFFMLSVHYRHPINYSQQLVEDAVAGLERLRTAYANLKHRLSASADLGDHSDTWVHKIEEIKTAFIETMDDDFNTANAISSLFDLSRLSNTYLLEKQTATSVLETFIAVFDELAGILGLPFNQQEELLDEEVEALMAERIEARKNRDFARADEIRDLFKEKNIILEDTAQGTRWKRGQ, encoded by the coding sequence ATGAGTATCCAAATTTTTAATTCGTTGTCACGACAAAAAGAAGAGTTTATTCCTTTAGAAGAAGGCAAAGTAAAAATGTATGTCTGCGGTCCAACGGTTTACAATTACATTCATATCGGCAATGCTCGCCCGGTTATCGTGTATGATACGGTGCGTCGTCATTTGCAGTACCGGGGTTACGATGTGAAATATGTATCAAACTTCACAGATGTTGACGATAAATTAATTAAAGCAGCGAATGAACTTGGTCAAGAAGTTCCTGAAATTGCAGAGCGTTTTATCGCTGCTTATTTTGAAAATACAAAAGCGCTTGGTTGCGCAGAAGCGGATGTCCATCCGTTAGTAACCGATCATATGGCACAAATTATTGAATTTATCGTGGCATTGATTGAAAAAGGCTATGCTTATGAGTCGCAAGGTGACGTGTATTATAGAACGCGTAAATTTGAGGGCTACGGCAAATTGTCCCATCAATCTGTCGACGAATTAAAAATAGGCGCCCGAGTTGAAACAGGTGATAAAAAAGAAGATGAGCTAGATTTCGTTTTATGGAAAGCTGCCAAACCGAAAGAAATTTCATGGGATAGTCCATGGGGTAAAGGACGTCCAGGCTGGCACATTGAATGCTCGGTGATGGCACGTGAGCATTTAGGTGATACGATTGATATTCACGCAGGTGGACAAGATTTAACGTTCCCCCATCACGAAAATGAAATTGCCCAATCCGAAGCATTTACAGGAAAACCATTTGCGCATTATTGGATGCATAACGGGTATATTAATATTGATAACGAGAAAATGTCGAAGTCATTAAATAACTTTGTGTTGGTAAATGACATATTAAAAGAACTAGACCCACAAGTGCTACGCTTTTTCATGCTATCTGTTCATTACCGCCACCCAATCAACTACTCACAGCAATTGGTAGAAGATGCAGTAGCAGGACTTGAACGTTTACGCACAGCATATGCAAACTTGAAACACCGTTTGAGCGCGTCTGCCGACTTAGGCGATCATTCGGATACGTGGGTGCACAAAATCGAAGAAATCAAGACTGCGTTTATTGAAACTATGGACGATGACTTTAATACAGCAAATGCGATTTCAAGCTTGTTCGATTTGTCTCGTTTGTCGAATACGTATTTACTCGAAAAACAAACAGCAACATCCGTTTTAGAAACATTCATTGCGGTGTTTGATGAATTGGCGGGTATACTAGGATTGCCATTCAACCAACAAGAAGAATTACTAGACGAAGAAGTTGAAGCCTTAATGGCAGAGCGTATTGAAGCACGGAAAAACCGTGACTTTGCTCGTGCAGATGAGATTCGTGATTTATTCAAAGAGAAAAACATAATTTTAGAAGATACAGCACAAGGGACACGCTGGAAGCGAGGGCAATAA
- the ispD gene encoding 2-C-methyl-D-erythritol 4-phosphate cytidylyltransferase, giving the protein MNYTVVLPAAGSGKRMKADKNKLLLELFGKPIFLYTLEVFQQDSNCDAIWLAVKEQERELIENYVKRYNLTKVQGYATGGTERQDSVRACLEAIPPCGVVLVHDAARPFIDKEVIANLVETAHTSGAAIAAVPVKDTIKKAENGIISETVDRNQLWMIQTPQAFRYSLMLEAAQKAHNDGFMGTDEAMLVERLNYPVAIVESTYENIKMTTPDDLIYGRAILESRLQEEQK; this is encoded by the coding sequence ATGAATTATACAGTCGTCTTGCCTGCTGCTGGCAGTGGGAAACGAATGAAAGCTGATAAAAATAAATTATTACTCGAACTTTTCGGTAAGCCTATTTTTCTATATACATTAGAAGTTTTTCAACAAGATTCAAACTGTGATGCGATTTGGTTGGCGGTAAAAGAGCAAGAGCGGGAACTAATTGAAAACTATGTAAAACGCTATAACTTAACAAAAGTACAAGGTTACGCTACAGGGGGAACGGAACGGCAAGATAGTGTGAGAGCTTGCCTCGAAGCGATTCCACCTTGTGGCGTTGTTTTGGTTCATGATGCAGCAAGGCCATTTATCGACAAAGAAGTCATTGCGAATTTAGTGGAAACAGCTCACACGTCTGGTGCAGCAATAGCCGCTGTTCCGGTAAAAGATACCATTAAAAAAGCAGAAAATGGCATTATTTCAGAAACAGTAGACCGCAATCAATTATGGATGATTCAAACGCCACAAGCATTTCGTTATTCATTAATGTTAGAAGCAGCTCAAAAAGCTCACAACGATGGCTTTATGGGAACAGATGAAGCGATGCTTGTTGAACGGTTAAATTACCCTGTCGCGATTGTTGAGAGTACATACGAAAATATAAAAATGACGACGCCAGATGATTTGATTTATGGAAGAGCCATTCTGGAAAGTCGCTTACAGGAGGAACAGAAATGA
- the secE gene encoding preprotein translocase subunit SecE produces the protein MGNIGSFFKNVVSEMRKVSWPKRKELTRYTIVVLATCIFMALFFTVVDAGISKLFRWFIAL, from the coding sequence ATGGGTAACATTGGCAGTTTCTTTAAAAACGTCGTTTCGGAAATGCGGAAAGTTAGCTGGCCAAAACGAAAAGAACTTACACGTTATACAATCGTTGTTCTTGCTACTTGTATTTTTATGGCTCTCTTTTTCACAGTAGTCGATGCAGGTATTTCTAAATTATTCCGTTGGTTCATCGCACTATAA
- the gltX gene encoding glutamate--tRNA ligase — MTQEVRVRYAPSPTGHLHIGGARTALFNYLFARHNNGKFIVRIEDTDTARNIETGIMSQLDNLKWLGIEHDESIDVGGEYGPYRQMERLDTYKKHSDQMLEKGLAFKCFCTPEELEVERDAQKAAGIAAPQYSGTCRNLTAAEVAEREESGKTYSIRAKVPTNVTYEFNDLVRGPISFESKDIGDWVMVKTTGIPTYNFAVVIDDYLMKISHVFRGEEHLSNTPRQMMIYDAFGWDYPSYGHMTLIINEDRKKLSKRDESILQFISQYKELGYIPEALFNFFALLGWSPEGEEEIFSKEEFIRIFDVERLSKSPSMFDKQKLMWMNNQYIKQLPLEEVVKLALPHLQKAGKLPEEMTPEQTEWANKLVALYHDQMSYGAEITELSEQFFTDDLTYGEAEKEVLAGEQVPEVMAAFKEQLASLENFEPAEIKAAIKAVQKATGHKGKNLFMPIRVVITGQMHGPELPDAISLLGKDKAIARVAQYASA; from the coding sequence ATGACACAAGAAGTTCGCGTACGTTACGCACCAAGCCCGACAGGCCATTTGCATATCGGGGGCGCTCGTACAGCTTTATTTAATTATTTATTTGCACGTCATAACAACGGGAAATTCATTGTTCGCATTGAAGATACAGATACGGCTCGTAATATCGAAACAGGGATTATGTCTCAGTTGGATAACTTAAAATGGTTAGGCATTGAACACGACGAGTCTATTGATGTTGGCGGAGAATACGGTCCTTATCGTCAAATGGAACGTTTGGATACGTACAAAAAGCATTCAGATCAAATGCTCGAAAAAGGATTGGCTTTTAAATGTTTCTGTACTCCTGAAGAGTTGGAAGTAGAACGCGATGCACAAAAAGCAGCGGGTATTGCAGCTCCTCAATACAGCGGAACTTGCCGTAACTTAACGGCGGCAGAAGTGGCTGAAAGAGAAGAGTCGGGTAAGACGTATAGTATTCGTGCAAAAGTTCCTACAAACGTAACTTATGAATTTAACGATTTAGTACGCGGTCCGATTTCATTTGAATCAAAAGATATTGGCGACTGGGTAATGGTTAAAACGACAGGGATTCCGACGTATAACTTTGCTGTTGTTATTGATGATTATTTGATGAAGATTTCTCATGTTTTCCGCGGAGAAGAGCATTTGTCGAACACACCAAGACAAATGATGATCTACGATGCATTTGGTTGGGATTACCCGAGCTATGGTCACATGACGTTAATCATTAACGAAGATCGTAAGAAATTATCGAAACGCGATGAGTCGATCTTACAGTTTATTTCACAATATAAAGAATTAGGCTATATTCCGGAAGCGTTATTTAACTTCTTTGCACTTCTAGGCTGGTCTCCAGAAGGAGAAGAAGAAATTTTCTCGAAAGAAGAATTTATTCGCATTTTCGATGTAGAACGTTTGTCTAAATCGCCATCGATGTTCGACAAGCAAAAGTTAATGTGGATGAACAACCAATACATTAAACAACTGCCGCTTGAAGAAGTTGTGAAATTAGCACTTCCGCATTTGCAAAAAGCAGGGAAATTGCCAGAAGAAATGACACCAGAACAAACAGAATGGGCAAACAAGCTTGTTGCTTTGTATCACGATCAAATGAGCTATGGTGCTGAAATTACTGAGCTATCAGAACAATTTTTCACTGACGATTTAACATATGGCGAAGCTGAAAAAGAAGTGTTAGCTGGAGAACAAGTGCCTGAAGTGATGGCCGCATTTAAAGAGCAATTGGCTAGCTTAGAAAATTTTGAACCCGCTGAAATTAAAGCGGCAATCAAAGCGGTTCAAAAAGCAACAGGTCATAAAGGCAAAAACTTGTTTATGCCAATTCGTGTGGTTATTACTGGCCAAATGCACGGTCCTGAACTACCAGATGCGATTTCTTTATTAGGAAAAGACAAAGCAATTGCACGCGTAGCACAATACGCAAGTGCGTAA
- the rlmB gene encoding 23S rRNA (guanosine(2251)-2'-O)-methyltransferase RlmB has product MTEEELVPEIIGGKNPVLEALRADRDINKIWIAEGVQKKGITELLQLAKDKGVIVQSVPKKKIDGLTDTNHQGIAAAVAAYNYASLDDLFDAASAKNEDPFFLILDELEDPHNLGSIMRTADAIGVHGLIIPKRRAVGLTGVVAKASTGAIEHVPVVRINNLSQTVDELKKRGVWIAGTDAKESVDYRRMDAALPLAVIIGSEGKGMSRILREKCDFLYQLPMIGHVTSLNASVAASLLMYEVYRKRNPLG; this is encoded by the coding sequence ATGACGGAAGAAGAGTTGGTACCAGAAATTATTGGTGGGAAAAACCCAGTACTCGAAGCGTTAAGAGCAGACCGTGATATCAATAAAATCTGGATTGCTGAAGGCGTACAGAAAAAAGGCATTACCGAATTATTGCAGTTAGCGAAAGATAAAGGCGTTATTGTTCAATCTGTTCCAAAGAAAAAAATCGATGGCTTAACTGATACCAATCACCAAGGCATTGCAGCAGCGGTAGCTGCTTATAACTACGCAAGCTTGGATGATTTGTTTGACGCAGCCTCAGCGAAAAATGAAGATCCGTTTTTCTTGATCTTAGATGAGCTAGAAGATCCACATAATTTAGGGTCTATTATGAGAACGGCTGATGCAATTGGTGTTCACGGATTAATCATTCCAAAGCGTCGTGCAGTTGGTTTAACGGGGGTTGTTGCAAAAGCTTCAACCGGTGCAATTGAACATGTGCCAGTTGTTCGCATTAATAACTTGTCACAAACTGTAGATGAACTAAAAAAGCGTGGAGTTTGGATTGCAGGTACTGATGCAAAAGAATCGGTGGATTATCGAAGAATGGATGCAGCTTTACCACTCGCAGTTATTATCGGCAGTGAAGGCAAAGGCATGAGCCGAATTTTACGTGAGAAATGTGATTTCTTGTATCAATTGCCGATGATTGGACACGTGACGTCGCTCAATGCTTCAGTAGCAGCAAGCTTATTGATGTACGAAGTTTACAGAAAGCGCAATCCATTAGGTTGA
- a CDS encoding NYN domain-containing protein, which yields MNILLVDGYNIIGDWVELQELKKDKLANARDRLIERMAEYRSYKGWRVIIVFDAHLVPGIEAKNLHHDVEVIYTKESETADERIEKLVASLHNRRDQIYVATSDLTEQWVIFGKGALRISARELEIEMVEIQENITKKVKEIQEQRGISKIPLSGEVAEIFEKWRRGLK from the coding sequence ATGAATATTCTGCTAGTTGATGGATATAACATCATTGGAGACTGGGTAGAACTGCAAGAACTAAAAAAAGATAAATTGGCAAATGCCAGAGATCGTTTGATTGAGCGAATGGCAGAATACCGGAGCTACAAAGGATGGCGCGTAATTATTGTGTTTGACGCCCATCTGGTTCCGGGAATCGAAGCTAAAAATCTTCACCACGATGTGGAAGTCATTTACACAAAAGAAAGTGAAACAGCGGATGAGCGGATTGAGAAACTTGTAGCAAGTCTACATAACCGCCGCGACCAAATTTATGTGGCGACATCGGATTTAACCGAACAATGGGTCATTTTTGGCAAAGGCGCGTTGCGAATTTCAGCACGCGAATTGGAAATTGAAATGGTTGAAATCCAGGAGAATATCACTAAAAAAGTAAAAGAAATCCAAGAGCAGCGTGGGATTTCTAAAATACCATTGTCTGGAGAAGTAGCCGAAATTTTCGAAAAATGGCGAAGAGGCTTGAAATGA
- the ispF gene encoding 2-C-methyl-D-erythritol 2,4-cyclodiphosphate synthase: protein MIRIGQGYDVHQLAEGRPFILGGVEIEHDRGLLGHSDADVLLHTITDAALGAIGGGDIGKHFPDTDPEFKNADSRKLLTHIWQYVKEQGYELGNVDCTVIAQKPKLAPYIEQMRESIANLLEADISQVSVKATTSEHLGFVGREEGIAALAVILLTKHPVSLDVPE, encoded by the coding sequence ATGATTCGAATTGGGCAAGGTTATGATGTGCATCAATTAGCAGAAGGACGCCCGTTTATTTTAGGTGGCGTTGAAATCGAACACGACCGAGGACTTCTTGGTCATTCAGATGCAGACGTATTATTGCATACCATCACAGATGCGGCACTTGGCGCAATTGGTGGAGGCGATATAGGCAAGCATTTCCCAGACACAGATCCGGAATTTAAAAACGCAGACTCTCGTAAATTACTAACGCATATTTGGCAATACGTGAAAGAACAAGGCTATGAGCTTGGCAATGTGGATTGCACTGTAATTGCGCAAAAACCGAAATTGGCACCTTATATTGAACAAATGCGCGAATCGATTGCTAACTTACTTGAAGCAGATATTTCGCAAGTTAGTGTCAAAGCTACAACTTCAGAACACCTCGGATTTGTTGGGCGTGAAGAAGGAATTGCTGCGCTTGCAGTGATCCTACTAACAAAACACCCAGTTTCTCTTGATGTGCCAGAGTGA
- the nusG gene encoding transcription termination/antitermination protein NusG: MEKNWYVVHTYSGYENKVKANLEKRVETMGMEDLIFRVIIPEEQETDFKDGKKRTVMRKTFPGYVLVELIMTDESWYVVRNTPGVTGFIGSSGGGAKPTPLLDEEVEFILKQMGMTERKVDIDFAVADTVEVMEGPFANFQGKVEEIDDTKGKVKVSIDIFGRETKMELDFEQVQKV, from the coding sequence ATGGAGAAAAATTGGTATGTAGTCCACACCTATTCAGGATATGAAAACAAAGTTAAAGCAAACTTGGAAAAGCGAGTGGAAACTATGGGGATGGAAGATTTGATCTTCCGTGTCATCATTCCTGAAGAACAAGAAACAGATTTTAAAGACGGCAAGAAACGTACAGTAATGCGTAAAACTTTCCCTGGATATGTCTTGGTTGAATTAATCATGACAGATGAATCTTGGTATGTCGTTCGAAATACACCAGGTGTTACCGGGTTTATCGGTTCATCAGGTGGAGGAGCGAAACCAACTCCATTGTTAGATGAAGAAGTTGAATTCATCTTGAAACAAATGGGAATGACGGAACGCAAGGTAGATATCGACTTTGCTGTTGCAGATACAGTTGAAGTTATGGAAGGGCCGTTCGCTAACTTCCAAGGGAAAGTGGAAGAAATTGATGATACAAAAGGCAAAGTTAAAGTGTCGATTGACATCTTCGGACGCGAAACCAAAATGGAACTGGATTTCGAGCAAGTTCAAAAAGTATAA
- a CDS encoding PIN/TRAM domain-containing protein produces MLRPIIQIMFLLIGATIGILLLPSAFELIPLLDNPWISNPYVAAIVGALIFFILSLLFVDSLIHFMKWMEEKLLRAPTPDLLFGTVGMVIGLVVAFLVGFALSTVDIPLVATVAPLVLSVVLGYLGFQVGFQKREEMVTMLTPAKFVPVRKPEIEEPIEKTSYKLLDTSVIIDGRIADISATGFMEGTFVVPQFVLSELQHIADSSDTLKRTRGRRGLDILKRLQSERVDAIMITEESFDEVSEVDLKLMRAAKKMGGKVVTNDFNLNKVCELHNVPVLNINDLANAVKPVVIPGEDMHVVVIKDGKEQNQGVAYLDDGTMIVIEGGKGFIGQAINVTVTSVLQTSAGRMIFAKPRESK; encoded by the coding sequence GTGTTAAGACCTATTATTCAAATAATGTTTTTACTTATTGGTGCGACGATCGGAATTTTATTATTACCATCAGCATTTGAACTTATTCCCCTTCTCGACAATCCGTGGATCAGTAATCCTTATGTAGCAGCAATTGTTGGTGCTCTTATCTTTTTCATCTTATCTTTATTATTTGTCGATTCATTGATTCATTTTATGAAATGGATGGAAGAGAAGTTGTTGCGCGCCCCAACCCCGGACCTTTTATTTGGAACGGTCGGGATGGTTATTGGACTTGTGGTGGCGTTTTTAGTTGGATTTGCGTTAAGCACGGTTGATATTCCACTTGTGGCGACAGTAGCACCGTTAGTACTTTCAGTAGTACTTGGTTATTTAGGGTTTCAAGTTGGGTTTCAAAAGCGTGAGGAAATGGTAACAATGTTAACACCCGCTAAATTCGTCCCAGTAAGAAAGCCGGAAATAGAAGAACCGATTGAAAAAACATCTTATAAGTTGCTCGATACGAGTGTCATTATCGATGGACGAATTGCAGACATTTCTGCAACTGGCTTTATGGAAGGTACATTTGTCGTACCGCAATTTGTTTTGTCCGAACTGCAACACATCGCCGATTCATCAGATACGTTGAAACGAACTCGCGGTAGGCGAGGGTTGGATATTTTAAAGCGTCTCCAAAGCGAGCGTGTAGATGCTATTATGATTACAGAAGAAAGTTTCGATGAAGTCAGCGAAGTCGATTTGAAACTAATGCGCGCTGCGAAAAAAATGGGCGGCAAAGTGGTTACTAACGACTTTAACCTCAATAAAGTGTGTGAACTGCACAATGTTCCGGTATTGAATATTAATGATTTAGCGAATGCTGTAAAACCTGTGGTCATTCCAGGAGAAGATATGCATGTCGTAGTCATTAAAGACGGCAAAGAGCAAAATCAAGGTGTCGCTTATTTAGACGATGGGACGATGATTGTCATTGAAGGCGGTAAAGGGTTTATTGGTCAAGCGATCAACGTTACCGTTACGAGTGTGCTGCAAACTTCTGCAGGCCGAATGATTTTTGCGAAACCGCGTGAAAGCAAATAA
- the sigH gene encoding RNA polymerase sporulation sigma factor SigH, which yields MENHEQVQLQRFTDMTDEELVSLVHSGNTEALDFLITKFRPFVRMKARSYFLIGADKEDIIQEGMIGLYKAIRDFKSDKLSSFRAFAELCIIRQIITAIKTATRQKHIPLNSYISLDKPIYDEESDRTLMDVLTGNGVDDPEDLIIHNEEFQYMEEKMGEVLSELEREVLALYLDGQSYQEISEKLERHVKSIDNALQRVKRKLERHLQINEMPSS from the coding sequence GTGGAAAATCATGAGCAAGTTCAGCTTCAACGATTCACCGACATGACAGATGAAGAACTTGTCAGTTTAGTACACAGTGGAAACACGGAGGCATTGGATTTTTTAATAACGAAGTTCCGGCCTTTTGTTCGAATGAAAGCGCGGTCGTATTTCCTGATTGGTGCTGATAAAGAAGACATTATTCAAGAAGGTATGATTGGTTTATACAAGGCGATTCGGGATTTTAAGAGCGATAAATTATCTTCCTTTCGTGCATTTGCAGAACTATGCATTATCCGTCAAATCATTACCGCCATTAAAACGGCAACGCGTCAAAAGCATATTCCGCTGAATTCATATATTTCCTTGGACAAACCAATTTACGATGAAGAGTCTGACCGCACGTTAATGGATGTATTAACCGGAAACGGTGTAGACGATCCGGAAGATTTGATTATTCATAATGAAGAATTTCAGTATATGGAAGAGAAAATGGGCGAAGTACTTAGCGAATTAGAACGAGAAGTGCTGGCACTTTATCTTGATGGTCAATCTTATCAAGAAATCTCAGAAAAGCTTGAGCGTCACGTGAAATCGATTGATAACGCCTTGCAACGAGTCAAACGAAAATTAGAACGCCACTTGCAGATTAATGAGATGCCTAGCTCTTGA
- a CDS encoding Mini-ribonuclease 3 encodes MNVLRKNDVDQLNALALAYMGDAVYEQAVREHLLRSGRSKPNILHRQSTTFVSAKAQAVVLKRLTEEEFLTEAELAVMRRGRNAKSGSVPKNTDVQTYNFSTAFEAVLGWLYLKEEQARVDEIISYAIEIIEELGGVLK; translated from the coding sequence TTGAATGTGTTACGAAAAAATGATGTAGATCAATTAAATGCATTGGCTCTTGCGTATATGGGAGATGCGGTTTACGAACAAGCGGTACGTGAGCACTTATTGCGTTCGGGTCGCTCAAAACCGAATATTTTGCATCGTCAATCCACGACTTTTGTTTCGGCTAAAGCGCAAGCAGTGGTGCTGAAGCGACTAACAGAAGAAGAATTTTTAACAGAAGCGGAACTAGCGGTCATGAGACGCGGCCGCAACGCTAAGTCCGGATCGGTTCCTAAAAATACCGACGTACAAACCTATAATTTCAGTACCGCCTTTGAAGCGGTACTGGGATGGTTGTATTTAAAAGAAGAGCAAGCGCGTGTGGACGAAATCATTTCCTATGCGATTGAAATAATTGAAGAGCTGGGAGGCGTATTGAAATGA
- the rpmG gene encoding 50S ribosomal protein L33: MAKKIALSCSKCATRNYTVPAKAESSTRLELKKFCAHCNEHTVHKQTI, translated from the coding sequence ATGGCTAAAAAAATTGCATTAAGCTGCTCAAAATGTGCAACTCGTAATTATACGGTTCCTGCGAAAGCAGAATCTAGCACACGTTTGGAACTCAAAAAATTCTGTGCTCATTGTAATGAGCATACCGTGCATAAACAAACGATATGA